In Paraburkholderia sp. BL23I1N1, a genomic segment contains:
- a CDS encoding RNA polymerase sigma factor — translation MASDKELADFLAGVERRAFKQTVYAVRDDDASLDIVQDAMIKLAEKYGDRPPAELPLLFQRILQNAMHDYFRRAKVRNTWVSLFSSLGNADDDEFDPLETFEAQQGSAGSESNEQKLEREQVLQLIDDEIQKLPARQREAFLMRYWEDMDVAETAAAMGCSEGSVKTHCSRATHTLAQALKAKGITL, via the coding sequence ATGGCATCAGACAAGGAACTCGCCGATTTTCTGGCGGGCGTCGAAAGGCGCGCATTCAAGCAGACGGTCTACGCCGTGCGGGACGACGACGCCTCGCTCGATATCGTGCAGGACGCGATGATCAAGCTCGCCGAAAAATACGGCGACCGTCCACCCGCCGAACTTCCGCTCCTGTTTCAGCGTATTCTCCAGAATGCGATGCACGACTATTTCCGTCGTGCCAAAGTGCGCAATACTTGGGTCAGTTTGTTTTCCTCGCTCGGCAACGCCGACGACGACGAATTCGACCCCCTCGAAACATTCGAGGCGCAGCAAGGTTCAGCGGGCTCAGAAAGCAACGAACAGAAACTCGAACGCGAACAAGTCTTACAGTTGATCGACGACGAGATCCAAAAGTTACCGGCACGTCAACGGGAGGCGTTTCTCATGCGTTATTGGGAAGATATGGATGTCGCCGAGACTGCCGCCGCGATGGGCTGCTCCGAGGGTAGCGTGAAAACGCACTGCTCGCGGGCCACCCACACGCTGGCGCAAGCGCTCAAGGCTAAAGGAATCACGCTATGA
- a CDS encoding DUF3619 family protein, with protein sequence MSSLETKELEFARQVRRALDENAASIPPATVDRLAVARRAALARKKPETVSAPVFVPAFAGAGMPAGMPQVELPQRRRSPLRRFALAWPLVALVVSLVGIAYWEDQQRTAELADIDAAMLSDDLPLNAYLDHGFNAYLSRAH encoded by the coding sequence ATGAGCTCCCTAGAAACCAAAGAACTCGAGTTCGCCCGCCAGGTGCGCCGCGCGCTCGACGAAAACGCCGCCAGTATTCCGCCCGCCACCGTCGACCGGCTCGCCGTGGCGCGCCGCGCCGCACTTGCTCGCAAGAAGCCCGAAACTGTGAGCGCGCCGGTGTTCGTGCCCGCCTTCGCCGGTGCCGGCATGCCCGCCGGTATGCCGCAAGTCGAACTGCCGCAGCGCCGCCGTTCGCCGCTGCGCCGCTTTGCGCTCGCCTGGCCGCTCGTCGCGCTGGTCGTCAGCCTCGTGGGTATCGCCTACTGGGAAGACCAGCAACGCACGGCCGAACTCGCCGATATCGATGCAGCCATGCTAAGCGACGACCTGCCGCTCAATGCGTATCTCGACCACGGTTTCAACGCGTACTTATCACGCGCCCATTGA